The proteins below are encoded in one region of Belonocnema kinseyi isolate 2016_QV_RU_SX_M_011 chromosome 5, B_treatae_v1, whole genome shotgun sequence:
- the LOC117173024 gene encoding MATH and LRR domain-containing protein PFE0570w-like isoform X1 — translation MTNSIDEKKDWQESGEKEIKENDKSKAEKYNHLSENKYQENVTKVSKNQNNWNHSWAAPNQIYLNDFFAIRDVVPGPFTSPRLVKVTPFVGNSNKEFKKVDRIRRGIPDAWSEYLTVNGLSSETDKSIIKKELTLSYDNIKVTDFVWNELGLPLTQGIPDPWKPILSENESDERTDICLCNPTKLIAPKLARCRILREINAKKVKNKPSKRECSKSSKNFPELWKERKNSKCEEKINRRYDQNLNNFLPRSNNQNKNDEILQEPNNVIQCDVSGKITLHNHQGKSFDGTGSFKFNFRQTGNFVSRGRQKGENHQYWPEFAHNVYNKFTQTFEPKKQLSKLKNIFHAKRNDKIEDFNKKGFKLISCKCSCPYFKVLGDELLADNLLDKITREDSKSYAGAKIKQKPNKLRSSISECKTNKNEKKHYSDKKIKKVKLTAKLFEEEITNNFEEENLHDENHCGCEIRNIENSISSGNNADVSVISRESRLENKGTYEKENLCIPCDKRLPRKISEDNGRNDLTSELSDNFPSRKTRGKYSGQKILKPEPAQSSNTERKQRSVSYASEVEIMAEDKLRTIKKKLERRKFSDKGKTFAEKRTKNGDIVIHNLSDNSDEELSVQKEDKKKLRESCDTGCQKRGGALEIEFLASDLKTDKLETRKNAWFEEESKVDSFIPIEEEKSYIELNNAISNKVFSSFLEESLDPINEPIKRRKATESLKKSREKCPKNENKCYVKYCYDLSKKLELES, via the exons A tgacCAACTCTATAGATGAAAAAAAAGATTGGCAGGAGAGTGGAGagaaggaaataaaagaaaatgacaaatcaaaagcagaaaaatataaccacttatcagaaaataaatatcaagaaaatgtaacgaaagtttcgaaaaatcaaaacaaTTGGAATCATTCATGGGCAGCAccaaatcaaatttatttgaatgattttttcgcAATTCGAGATGTTGTTCCTGGACCATTTACTTCCCCAAGACTg gtGAAGGTGACTCCCTTCGTGggaaattcaaataaagaatttaaaaaagtagaccGAATTCGTCGAGGAATTCCAGATGCCTGGTCAGAATATTTGACTGTAAACGGATTAAGCAGTGAGActgataaaagtattattaaaaaggaaTTAACGTTGAGTTATGATAATATTAAAGTTACTGATTTTGTCTGGAACGAACTTGGATTGCCACTGACGCAGGGGATTCCTGATCCTTGGAAGCCAATTCtatcagaaaatgaaagtgaCGAAAGAACAGACATTTGTTtg tGCAATCCGACAAAGTTAATAGCGCCAAAACTAGCACGATGTCGGATCCTTCgtgaaataaatgcaaaaaaagtgaaaaataaaccaTCCAAACGAGAGTGCTCTAAATCTTCGAAAAATTTTCCTGAACTATGGAAAGAAAGGAAGAACAGCAAATGtgaggaaaaaataaatagaagatacgatcaaaatttaaataattttttaccgagaagtaacaatcaaaataaaaatgatgaaattttgcaAGAGCCAAATAATGTTATTCAGTGTGATGTAAGTGGCAAAATAACTCTTCACAACCATCAAGGAAAAAGTTTCGACGGAACtggatcttttaaatttaattttcggcaAACTGGAAATTTCGTTTCCCGAGGAAGACAG AAAGGAGAAAATCATCAATATTGGCCTGAATTTGCCCATAATGTTTACAACAAATTTACTCAAACCTTTGAGCCcaaaaaacaattatcaaaattgaaaaatatttttcatgctaaaagaaatgataaaattgaagattttaataaaaagggaTTTAAATTGATTAGTTGCAAGTGCTCGTGTCCTTATTTCAAAGTCTTGGGAGACGAGTTGTTGGCTGATAATTTATTGGACAAAATAACAAGAGAGGATT ctaAATCTTACGCAGGagcaaaaatcaaacaaaaacctAACAAACTTCGCAGCAGTATAAGCGaatgtaaaacaaataaaaatgaaaagaagcattattcagacaaaaaaataaaaaaagttaaattgacgGCAAAATTATTTGAGGaggaaattacaaataattttgaagaggAAAATCTGCATGATGAAAACCACTGCGGTTGTGAAATCCGAAATATCGAAAACAGCATTAGTAGTGGAAATAATGCTGATGTTTCAGTCATTTCAAG agAATCTCGATTGGAAAATAAGGGTACTTATGAAAAAGAAAACTTGTGCATCCCTTGTGATAAAAGACTACCgagaaaaatttcagaagataacGGCAGAAATGACTTGACTTCTGAACTCAGTGATAATTTCCCCAGTCGGAAAACCCGTGGAAAGTATTCtggtcaaaaaatattaaaacctgAGCCGGCGCAAAGTTCG aATACTGAACGAAAACAAAGATCGGTTTCTTATGCGTCCGAAGTCGAAATTATGGCTGAAGACAAATTAAGAACTATAAAGAAAAAACTGGAAAGGAGAAAATTTTCGGATAAA ggAAAAACGTTTGCAGAGAAAAGGACTAAAAATGGTGATATTGTAATCCATAATTTGAGCGACAATTCAGACGAAGAATTATCGGTTCAAAaagaagataagaaaaaattgagaGAGAGCTGTGATACAGGATGCCAAAAAAGAGGGGGTGCTTTGGAAATTGAGTTTTTGGCCAGCGATTTAAAAACGGATAAACTTGAAACTAGAAAAAATGCCTGGTTCGAGGAAGAAAGTAAAGTAGATTCTTTTATTCCAATAGAAGAAGAAAAGtcttatattgaattaaataatgcaatttcaaacaaagtattTTCCTCTTTTCTTGAAGAATCCCTCGATCCTATTAATGAAcctataaaaagaagaaaagctacggaaagtttaaaaaaatctcgaGAGAAATGtcccaaaaatgaaaataagtgcTATGTTAAATATTGCTatgatctttcaaaaaaattggaattagaATCGTAG
- the LOC117173024 gene encoding uncharacterized protein LOC117173024 isoform X4: protein MTNSIDEKKDWQESGEKEIKENDKSKAEKYNHLSENKYQENVTKVSKNQNNWNHSWAAPNQIYLNDFFAIRDVVPGPFTSPRLVKVTPFVGNSNKEFKKVDRIRRGIPDAWSEYLTVNGLSSETDKSIIKKELTLSYDNIKVTDFVWNELGLPLTQGIPDPWKPILSENESDERTDICLCNPTKLIAPKLARCRILREINAKKVKNKPSKRECSKSSKNFPELWKERKNSKCEEKINRRYDQNLNNFLPRSNNQNKNDEILQEPNNVIQCDVSGKITLHNHQGKSFDGTGSFKFNFRQTGNFVSRGRQKGENHQYWPEFAHNVYNKFTQTFEPKKQLSKLKNIFHAKRNDKIEDFNKKGFKLISCKCSCPYFKVLGDELLADNLLDKITREDSKSYAGAKIKQKPNKLRSSISECKTNKNEKKHYSDKKIKKVKLTAKLFEEEITNNFEEENLHDENHCGCEIRNIENSISSGNNADVSVISRESRLENKGTYEKENLCIPCDKRLPRKISEDNGRNDLTSELSDNFPSRKTRGKYSGQKILKPEPAQSSNTERKQRSVSYASEVEIMAEDKLRTIKKKLERRKFSDKFKSLLIKKKKKSN from the exons A tgacCAACTCTATAGATGAAAAAAAAGATTGGCAGGAGAGTGGAGagaaggaaataaaagaaaatgacaaatcaaaagcagaaaaatataaccacttatcagaaaataaatatcaagaaaatgtaacgaaagtttcgaaaaatcaaaacaaTTGGAATCATTCATGGGCAGCAccaaatcaaatttatttgaatgattttttcgcAATTCGAGATGTTGTTCCTGGACCATTTACTTCCCCAAGACTg gtGAAGGTGACTCCCTTCGTGggaaattcaaataaagaatttaaaaaagtagaccGAATTCGTCGAGGAATTCCAGATGCCTGGTCAGAATATTTGACTGTAAACGGATTAAGCAGTGAGActgataaaagtattattaaaaaggaaTTAACGTTGAGTTATGATAATATTAAAGTTACTGATTTTGTCTGGAACGAACTTGGATTGCCACTGACGCAGGGGATTCCTGATCCTTGGAAGCCAATTCtatcagaaaatgaaagtgaCGAAAGAACAGACATTTGTTtg tGCAATCCGACAAAGTTAATAGCGCCAAAACTAGCACGATGTCGGATCCTTCgtgaaataaatgcaaaaaaagtgaaaaataaaccaTCCAAACGAGAGTGCTCTAAATCTTCGAAAAATTTTCCTGAACTATGGAAAGAAAGGAAGAACAGCAAATGtgaggaaaaaataaatagaagatacgatcaaaatttaaataattttttaccgagaagtaacaatcaaaataaaaatgatgaaattttgcaAGAGCCAAATAATGTTATTCAGTGTGATGTAAGTGGCAAAATAACTCTTCACAACCATCAAGGAAAAAGTTTCGACGGAACtggatcttttaaatttaattttcggcaAACTGGAAATTTCGTTTCCCGAGGAAGACAG AAAGGAGAAAATCATCAATATTGGCCTGAATTTGCCCATAATGTTTACAACAAATTTACTCAAACCTTTGAGCCcaaaaaacaattatcaaaattgaaaaatatttttcatgctaaaagaaatgataaaattgaagattttaataaaaagggaTTTAAATTGATTAGTTGCAAGTGCTCGTGTCCTTATTTCAAAGTCTTGGGAGACGAGTTGTTGGCTGATAATTTATTGGACAAAATAACAAGAGAGGATT ctaAATCTTACGCAGGagcaaaaatcaaacaaaaacctAACAAACTTCGCAGCAGTATAAGCGaatgtaaaacaaataaaaatgaaaagaagcattattcagacaaaaaaataaaaaaagttaaattgacgGCAAAATTATTTGAGGaggaaattacaaataattttgaagaggAAAATCTGCATGATGAAAACCACTGCGGTTGTGAAATCCGAAATATCGAAAACAGCATTAGTAGTGGAAATAATGCTGATGTTTCAGTCATTTCAAG agAATCTCGATTGGAAAATAAGGGTACTTATGAAAAAGAAAACTTGTGCATCCCTTGTGATAAAAGACTACCgagaaaaatttcagaagataacGGCAGAAATGACTTGACTTCTGAACTCAGTGATAATTTCCCCAGTCGGAAAACCCGTGGAAAGTATTCtggtcaaaaaatattaaaacctgAGCCGGCGCAAAGTTCG aATACTGAACGAAAACAAAGATCGGTTTCTTATGCGTCCGAAGTCGAAATTATGGCTGAAGACAAATTAAGAACTATAAAGAAAAAACTGGAAAGGAGAAAATTTTCGGATAAA ttcaaaagtcttttaattaaaaaaaaaaaaaaatcgaactga
- the LOC117173024 gene encoding uncharacterized protein LOC117173024 isoform X3: MTNSIDEKKDWQESGEKEIKENDKSKAEKYNHLSENKYQENVTKVSKNQNNWNHSWAAPNQIYLNDFFAIRDVVPGPFTSPRLVKVTPFVGNSNKEFKKVDRIRRGIPDAWSEYLTVNGLSSETDKSIIKKELTLSYDNIKVTDFVWNELGLPLTQGIPDPWKPILSENESDERTDICLCNPTKLIAPKLARCRILREINAKKVKNKPSKRECSKSSKNFPELWKERKNSKCEEKINRRYDQNLNNFLPRSNNQNKNDEILQEPNNVIQCDVSGKITLHNHQGKSFDGTGSFKFNFRQTGNFVSRGRQKGENHQYWPEFAHNVYNKFTQTFEPKKQLSKLKNIFHAKRNDKIEDFNKKGFKLISCKCSCPYFKVLGDELLADNLLDKITREDSKSYAGAKIKQKPNKLRSSISECKTNKNEKKHYSDKKIKKVKLTAKLFEEEITNNFEEENLHDENHCGCEIRNIENSISSGNNADVSVISRESRLENKGTYEKENLCIPCDKRLPRKISEDNGRNDLTSELSDNFPSRKTRGKYSGQKILKPEPAQSSNTERKQRSVSYASEVEIMAEDKLRTIKKKLERRKFSDKSEQIAGNPLPTTWTKRS; this comes from the exons A tgacCAACTCTATAGATGAAAAAAAAGATTGGCAGGAGAGTGGAGagaaggaaataaaagaaaatgacaaatcaaaagcagaaaaatataaccacttatcagaaaataaatatcaagaaaatgtaacgaaagtttcgaaaaatcaaaacaaTTGGAATCATTCATGGGCAGCAccaaatcaaatttatttgaatgattttttcgcAATTCGAGATGTTGTTCCTGGACCATTTACTTCCCCAAGACTg gtGAAGGTGACTCCCTTCGTGggaaattcaaataaagaatttaaaaaagtagaccGAATTCGTCGAGGAATTCCAGATGCCTGGTCAGAATATTTGACTGTAAACGGATTAAGCAGTGAGActgataaaagtattattaaaaaggaaTTAACGTTGAGTTATGATAATATTAAAGTTACTGATTTTGTCTGGAACGAACTTGGATTGCCACTGACGCAGGGGATTCCTGATCCTTGGAAGCCAATTCtatcagaaaatgaaagtgaCGAAAGAACAGACATTTGTTtg tGCAATCCGACAAAGTTAATAGCGCCAAAACTAGCACGATGTCGGATCCTTCgtgaaataaatgcaaaaaaagtgaaaaataaaccaTCCAAACGAGAGTGCTCTAAATCTTCGAAAAATTTTCCTGAACTATGGAAAGAAAGGAAGAACAGCAAATGtgaggaaaaaataaatagaagatacgatcaaaatttaaataattttttaccgagaagtaacaatcaaaataaaaatgatgaaattttgcaAGAGCCAAATAATGTTATTCAGTGTGATGTAAGTGGCAAAATAACTCTTCACAACCATCAAGGAAAAAGTTTCGACGGAACtggatcttttaaatttaattttcggcaAACTGGAAATTTCGTTTCCCGAGGAAGACAG AAAGGAGAAAATCATCAATATTGGCCTGAATTTGCCCATAATGTTTACAACAAATTTACTCAAACCTTTGAGCCcaaaaaacaattatcaaaattgaaaaatatttttcatgctaaaagaaatgataaaattgaagattttaataaaaagggaTTTAAATTGATTAGTTGCAAGTGCTCGTGTCCTTATTTCAAAGTCTTGGGAGACGAGTTGTTGGCTGATAATTTATTGGACAAAATAACAAGAGAGGATT ctaAATCTTACGCAGGagcaaaaatcaaacaaaaacctAACAAACTTCGCAGCAGTATAAGCGaatgtaaaacaaataaaaatgaaaagaagcattattcagacaaaaaaataaaaaaagttaaattgacgGCAAAATTATTTGAGGaggaaattacaaataattttgaagaggAAAATCTGCATGATGAAAACCACTGCGGTTGTGAAATCCGAAATATCGAAAACAGCATTAGTAGTGGAAATAATGCTGATGTTTCAGTCATTTCAAG agAATCTCGATTGGAAAATAAGGGTACTTATGAAAAAGAAAACTTGTGCATCCCTTGTGATAAAAGACTACCgagaaaaatttcagaagataacGGCAGAAATGACTTGACTTCTGAACTCAGTGATAATTTCCCCAGTCGGAAAACCCGTGGAAAGTATTCtggtcaaaaaatattaaaacctgAGCCGGCGCAAAGTTCG aATACTGAACGAAAACAAAGATCGGTTTCTTATGCGTCCGAAGTCGAAATTATGGCTGAAGACAAATTAAGAACTATAAAGAAAAAACTGGAAAGGAGAAAATTTTCGGATAAA AGCGAACAAATTGCGGGAAACCCCCTTCCAACGACGTGGACTAAGCGGTCCTAA
- the LOC117173024 gene encoding uncharacterized protein LOC117173024 isoform X2 has translation MTNSIDEKKDWQESGEKEIKENDKSKAEKYNHLSENKYQENVTKVSKNQNNWNHSWAAPNQIYLNDFFAIRDVVPGPFTSPRLVKVTPFVGNSNKEFKKVDRIRRGIPDAWSEYLTVNGLSSETDKSIIKKELTLSYDNIKVTDFVWNELGLPLTQGIPDPWKPILSENESDERTDICLCNPTKLIAPKLARCRILREINAKKVKNKPSKRECSKSSKNFPELWKERKNSKCEEKINRRYDQNLNNFLPRSNNQNKNDEILQEPNNVIQCDVSGKITLHNHQGKSFDGTGSFKFNFRQTGNFVSRGRQKGENHQYWPEFAHNVYNKFTQTFEPKKQLSKLKNIFHAKRNDKIEDFNKKGFKLISCKCSCPYFKVLGDELLADNLLDKITREDSKSYAGAKIKQKPNKLRSSISECKTNKNEKKHYSDKKIKKVKLTAKLFEEEITNNFEEENLHDENHCGCEIRNIENSISSGNNADVSVISRESRLENKGTYEKENLCIPCDKRLPRKISEDNGRNDLTSELSDNFPSRKTRGKYSGQKILKPEPAQSSNTERKQRSVSYASEVEIMAEDKLRTIKKKLERRKFSDKGKTFAEKRTKNGDIVIHNLSDNSDEELSVQKEDKKKLRESCDTGCQKRGGALEIEFLASDLKTDKLETRKNAWFEEEKSLDPINEPIKRRKATESLKKSREKCPKNENKCYVKYCYDLSKKLELES, from the exons A tgacCAACTCTATAGATGAAAAAAAAGATTGGCAGGAGAGTGGAGagaaggaaataaaagaaaatgacaaatcaaaagcagaaaaatataaccacttatcagaaaataaatatcaagaaaatgtaacgaaagtttcgaaaaatcaaaacaaTTGGAATCATTCATGGGCAGCAccaaatcaaatttatttgaatgattttttcgcAATTCGAGATGTTGTTCCTGGACCATTTACTTCCCCAAGACTg gtGAAGGTGACTCCCTTCGTGggaaattcaaataaagaatttaaaaaagtagaccGAATTCGTCGAGGAATTCCAGATGCCTGGTCAGAATATTTGACTGTAAACGGATTAAGCAGTGAGActgataaaagtattattaaaaaggaaTTAACGTTGAGTTATGATAATATTAAAGTTACTGATTTTGTCTGGAACGAACTTGGATTGCCACTGACGCAGGGGATTCCTGATCCTTGGAAGCCAATTCtatcagaaaatgaaagtgaCGAAAGAACAGACATTTGTTtg tGCAATCCGACAAAGTTAATAGCGCCAAAACTAGCACGATGTCGGATCCTTCgtgaaataaatgcaaaaaaagtgaaaaataaaccaTCCAAACGAGAGTGCTCTAAATCTTCGAAAAATTTTCCTGAACTATGGAAAGAAAGGAAGAACAGCAAATGtgaggaaaaaataaatagaagatacgatcaaaatttaaataattttttaccgagaagtaacaatcaaaataaaaatgatgaaattttgcaAGAGCCAAATAATGTTATTCAGTGTGATGTAAGTGGCAAAATAACTCTTCACAACCATCAAGGAAAAAGTTTCGACGGAACtggatcttttaaatttaattttcggcaAACTGGAAATTTCGTTTCCCGAGGAAGACAG AAAGGAGAAAATCATCAATATTGGCCTGAATTTGCCCATAATGTTTACAACAAATTTACTCAAACCTTTGAGCCcaaaaaacaattatcaaaattgaaaaatatttttcatgctaaaagaaatgataaaattgaagattttaataaaaagggaTTTAAATTGATTAGTTGCAAGTGCTCGTGTCCTTATTTCAAAGTCTTGGGAGACGAGTTGTTGGCTGATAATTTATTGGACAAAATAACAAGAGAGGATT ctaAATCTTACGCAGGagcaaaaatcaaacaaaaacctAACAAACTTCGCAGCAGTATAAGCGaatgtaaaacaaataaaaatgaaaagaagcattattcagacaaaaaaataaaaaaagttaaattgacgGCAAAATTATTTGAGGaggaaattacaaataattttgaagaggAAAATCTGCATGATGAAAACCACTGCGGTTGTGAAATCCGAAATATCGAAAACAGCATTAGTAGTGGAAATAATGCTGATGTTTCAGTCATTTCAAG agAATCTCGATTGGAAAATAAGGGTACTTATGAAAAAGAAAACTTGTGCATCCCTTGTGATAAAAGACTACCgagaaaaatttcagaagataacGGCAGAAATGACTTGACTTCTGAACTCAGTGATAATTTCCCCAGTCGGAAAACCCGTGGAAAGTATTCtggtcaaaaaatattaaaacctgAGCCGGCGCAAAGTTCG aATACTGAACGAAAACAAAGATCGGTTTCTTATGCGTCCGAAGTCGAAATTATGGCTGAAGACAAATTAAGAACTATAAAGAAAAAACTGGAAAGGAGAAAATTTTCGGATAAA ggAAAAACGTTTGCAGAGAAAAGGACTAAAAATGGTGATATTGTAATCCATAATTTGAGCGACAATTCAGACGAAGAATTATCGGTTCAAAaagaagataagaaaaaattgagaGAGAGCTGTGATACAGGATGCCAAAAAAGAGGGGGTGCTTTGGAAATTGAGTTTTTGGCCAGCGATTTAAAAACGGATAAACTTGAAACTAGAAAAAATGCCTGGTTCGAGGAAGAAA AATCCCTCGATCCTATTAATGAAcctataaaaagaagaaaagctacggaaagtttaaaaaaatctcgaGAGAAATGtcccaaaaatgaaaataagtgcTATGTTAAATATTGCTatgatctttcaaaaaaattggaattagaATCGTAG